The Streptomyces sp. Mut1 genome window below encodes:
- a CDS encoding ABC transporter ATP-binding protein, translated as MKPDEPTWTPPPRDADRPPAELRRILRLFRPYRGRLAVVGLLVGASSLVSVASPFLLREILDTAIPQGRTGLLSLLALGMILTAVMNSVFGVLQTLISTTVGQRVMHDLRTAVYAQLQRMPLAFFTRTRTGEVQSRIANDIGGMQATVTSTATSLVSNLTAVIATVVAMLALDWRLTVVSLLLLPVFVWISRRVGRERKKITTQRQKQMATMAATVTESLSVSGILLGRTMGRSDSLTRDFAEESERLVDLEVRSSMAGRWRMSTIGIVMAAMPAVIYWAAGIALQSGGPAVSIGTLVAFVSLQQGLFRPAVSLLSTGVQMQTSLALFQRIFEYLDLTVDITEPENPVRLEKIRGEVRFEDVDFSYDETSGPTLSGVDITVPAGAGLAVVGATGSGKSTLSYLVPRLYDVTGGRVTLDGIDVRELDFDTLARAVGVVSQETYLFHASVAENLRFAKPDATDEEIEAAARAAQIHDHIASLPDGYDTLVGERGYRFSGGEKQRLAIARTILRDPPVLILDEATSALDTRTEGAVQEAIDALSAGRTTITIAHRLSTVRDADQIVVLDSGRAAERGTHEELLQQDGRYAALVRRDTEPAPVAAG; from the coding sequence ATGAAACCCGACGAACCCACGTGGACACCCCCGCCCAGGGATGCCGACCGGCCGCCCGCCGAGCTGCGCCGCATCCTCCGCCTCTTCCGGCCGTACCGCGGCCGCCTCGCCGTGGTCGGACTGCTCGTCGGCGCCTCGTCGCTGGTCTCGGTCGCCTCGCCGTTCCTGCTGCGCGAGATCCTGGACACCGCCATCCCGCAGGGGCGGACCGGGCTGCTCTCGCTGCTCGCTCTCGGCATGATCCTGACCGCCGTGATGAACAGCGTCTTCGGCGTGCTGCAGACCCTCATCTCGACCACGGTCGGCCAGCGAGTGATGCACGACCTGCGCACCGCCGTCTACGCCCAGCTGCAGCGGATGCCGCTCGCCTTCTTCACCAGGACCCGTACGGGTGAGGTCCAGTCCCGGATCGCCAACGACATCGGGGGCATGCAGGCGACGGTCACCTCGACGGCCACCTCACTGGTCTCCAACCTCACCGCGGTCATCGCCACCGTCGTCGCCATGCTGGCGCTCGACTGGCGGCTCACCGTCGTCTCGCTCCTCCTGCTGCCGGTCTTCGTCTGGATCAGCCGCCGGGTGGGCCGCGAGCGCAAGAAGATCACCACCCAGCGCCAGAAGCAGATGGCCACCATGGCGGCCACCGTCACCGAGTCGCTCTCCGTCAGCGGCATCCTGCTCGGCCGCACGATGGGCCGCTCCGACTCACTCACCCGGGACTTCGCCGAGGAGTCCGAACGCCTGGTCGACCTCGAAGTGCGCTCCAGCATGGCCGGACGCTGGCGGATGTCGACGATCGGCATCGTCATGGCCGCCATGCCGGCCGTCATCTACTGGGCCGCGGGCATCGCCCTCCAGTCCGGCGGTCCCGCCGTCTCCATCGGCACGCTCGTCGCCTTCGTCTCGCTCCAGCAGGGCCTGTTCCGTCCGGCCGTGAGCCTGCTCTCCACCGGGGTGCAGATGCAGACGTCGCTCGCGCTCTTCCAGCGGATCTTCGAGTACCTCGACCTCACCGTGGACATCACGGAGCCGGAGAATCCGGTGCGCCTGGAGAAGATCCGGGGCGAGGTCCGCTTCGAGGACGTCGACTTCAGTTACGACGAGACCAGCGGCCCGACCCTCAGCGGCGTCGACATCACGGTGCCCGCGGGCGCCGGACTCGCCGTCGTCGGTGCCACCGGTTCCGGCAAGTCCACCCTCAGCTACCTCGTGCCCCGGCTCTACGACGTGACCGGAGGCCGGGTGACGCTCGACGGGATCGATGTCCGTGAGCTGGACTTCGACACCCTCGCCCGCGCGGTCGGCGTGGTCTCCCAGGAGACGTACCTCTTCCACGCCTCGGTCGCCGAGAACCTGCGCTTCGCGAAGCCGGACGCGACGGACGAGGAGATCGAGGCGGCGGCCCGCGCGGCCCAGATCCACGACCACATCGCCTCACTGCCCGACGGATACGACACCCTCGTCGGTGAACGCGGCTACCGCTTCTCCGGAGGCGAGAAGCAGCGCCTGGCCATCGCGCGCACGATCCTGCGCGACCCCCCGGTGCTGATCCTCGACGAAGCGACGAGCGCGCTGGACACCCGTACCGAAGGCGCCGTGCAGGAGGCGATCGACGCCCTCTCCGCCGGACGCACCACCATCACCATCGCCCACCGCCTCTCCACCGTCCGCGACGCCGACCAGATCGTCGTCCTGGACTCCGGCCGCGCGGCGGAGCGCGGCACCCACGAGGAACTGCTCCAGCAGGACGGGCGGTACGCCGCCCTGGTCCGCAGAGACACGGAGCCGGCCCCGGTGGCGGCGGGCTGA
- a CDS encoding NAD(P)-binding domain-containing protein → MRSVDVVVIGAGQAGLSGAYHLRRGGLEPDRDFVVLDHAPAPGGAWQFRWPSLTYGKVHGMHSLPGMELTGADDERPSSEVIGEYFTRYERTFGLRVHRPVEVSAVREGEDGRLLVETSEGTYATRSLINATGTWDRPFWPRYPGQETFRGRQLHTADYPGPAEFAGQRVVVVGGGASGTQHLMEIAEVAAETYWVTRRPPVFRDGPFGAEQGRAAVAMVEERVRRGLPPQSVVSVTGLPVTDAVRHARESGVLDRLPMIDRITPDGVAWDDGRAVEADVILWATGFRAAVDHLAPLRLRERGGGIRVEGTRAVRDERVHLVGYGPSASTIGANRAGRAAVRAIGELLRREREREQEGAGAVDGIGAAAEVASAA, encoded by the coding sequence ATGCGGTCGGTGGACGTCGTAGTCATCGGGGCCGGGCAGGCGGGTCTGTCCGGCGCCTACCACCTGCGACGCGGCGGACTGGAGCCGGACCGTGACTTCGTGGTCCTCGACCACGCGCCCGCTCCGGGCGGCGCGTGGCAGTTCCGGTGGCCGTCGCTCACCTACGGCAAGGTGCACGGCATGCACTCGCTGCCCGGGATGGAGCTGACCGGCGCGGACGACGAGCGGCCCTCGTCCGAGGTGATCGGCGAGTATTTCACGCGGTACGAGCGCACGTTCGGGCTGCGGGTGCACCGGCCGGTCGAGGTGAGCGCCGTACGTGAGGGGGAGGACGGGCGGCTGCTCGTGGAGACCTCCGAAGGCACGTACGCGACGCGCTCCCTGATCAACGCCACGGGCACATGGGACCGGCCGTTCTGGCCTCGTTACCCCGGGCAGGAGACGTTCCGGGGCCGGCAACTGCATACGGCCGACTACCCGGGGCCCGCCGAGTTCGCCGGGCAGCGAGTCGTCGTCGTGGGCGGTGGCGCCTCCGGTACGCAGCATCTGATGGAGATCGCCGAGGTGGCGGCCGAGACGTACTGGGTGACGCGTCGGCCGCCGGTGTTCCGGGACGGGCCGTTCGGCGCGGAGCAGGGACGGGCCGCCGTGGCGATGGTGGAGGAACGGGTCCGGCGCGGGCTGCCACCGCAGAGCGTGGTGAGCGTCACCGGGCTGCCCGTCACCGACGCCGTCCGGCACGCCCGTGAGTCCGGGGTGCTCGACCGGCTGCCGATGATCGACCGGATCACGCCGGACGGCGTCGCCTGGGACGACGGCCGCGCTGTCGAGGCCGATGTCATCCTCTGGGCGACCGGCTTCCGCGCCGCCGTCGACCATCTCGCCCCGCTGCGGCTGCGGGAGCGCGGGGGCGGCATCCGGGTCGAGGGCACGCGAGCCGTGCGGGACGAGCGCGTCCACCTCGTCGGGTACGGGCCGTCCGCCAGCACCATCGGCGCCAACCGCGCCGGACGAGCCGCCGTCCGGGCCATCGGGGAACTACTCCGGCGGGAGAGGGAACGGGAGCAGGAGGGTGCGGGAGCGGTGGACGGGATCGGGGCCGCTGCCGAGGTCGCGTCGGCCGCGTGA
- a CDS encoding FAD-binding and (Fe-S)-binding domain-containing protein, translated as MPLLEPNPDILRPTAARPPSHDRVPDGRAQGTPEPLRGELTALLGAHKVLWKISDLVKYASDASPYRFVPQVVVVPEDIDDISAILSYAHGKGRNVVFRAAGTSLNGQAQGEDILVDVRRNWAGIEVLDDGARARIRPGTTVVRANAALSRYGRLLGPDPASAIACTIGGVVANNASGMTAGTTRNSYRTVASLTCVLPSGTVVDTGDPAADEDLARAEPRLCEGLLALKAEIEADAALTARIRAKYEIKNTNGYRLDAFLDGSTPVEILRGLMVGSEGTFGFISEVVFDTLPLDRRISTGLLFFPSLTAAAAAVPLFNEAGAIAVEVMDGNTLRASVSVQGVPADWAGLPKETAALLVEFRAPDDEGQEAYERAAAEVVRRLDLVRPVTSVTNEFTRDARTISGYWKARKAFVTAVGGSRPSGTTLITEDFAVPPSRLADACEALLALQAEHGFDAAVAGHAAHGNLHFLLAFDAARPADVDRYAAFMADFCRLTVEQFDGSLKAEHATGRNIAPFLELEWGPRATELMWRTKQVIDPDGILAPRIVLDRDPKAHLRGLKTIPKVEPVADPCIECGFCEPTCPSHDLTTSPRQRIVLRREMMRQPGGSPVETGLVDAYGYDAVDTCAGDSTCKLACPVGIDTGAMMKDFRHQRHSRREERIAALAAKHFRAAETAARLAVAAASRIDDRLLQGVTRLARRAVNPDLVPEWLPEIPGAASRKLPRTSRAGASAVYYPACVNRIFGSPDGYQGPSLPQAVVAVSARAGKPVWIPDDVHGTCCATIWHSKGYNAGNAVMANRIVEAAWGWTAGGKLPLVVDASSCTLGIAHEVVPYLTEDNRKLHRELTVVDSLVWAADELLPGLTVLRRTGSAVLHPTCSMEHLDDVDRLRAVAEACAHEAVIPDDAACCGFAGDRGMLHEELTASATAKEGAEVRPREYDAYLSANRMCEIGMDRATGRSYHSALMELEWATRPGSGSGSGSGSGSGSGSG; from the coding sequence ATGCCGCTGCTGGAGCCGAATCCCGACATCCTGCGCCCCACTGCGGCACGCCCGCCGTCCCACGACCGTGTTCCCGACGGCCGGGCGCAAGGCACGCCGGAACCGCTCCGCGGCGAGCTGACCGCCCTGCTCGGCGCGCACAAGGTGCTCTGGAAGATCTCCGACCTGGTGAAGTACGCCTCCGACGCCAGTCCGTACCGGTTCGTGCCGCAGGTGGTCGTCGTCCCCGAGGACATCGACGACATCTCCGCGATCCTGTCGTACGCCCACGGCAAGGGCCGCAACGTCGTCTTCCGCGCCGCGGGGACCAGCCTCAACGGCCAGGCGCAGGGTGAGGACATCCTCGTCGACGTCCGGCGGAACTGGGCGGGCATCGAGGTCCTGGACGACGGTGCCCGTGCCCGTATCCGCCCGGGGACGACGGTGGTGCGCGCCAACGCGGCTCTCTCCCGGTACGGCCGGCTGCTCGGGCCCGACCCGGCCAGCGCCATCGCCTGCACGATCGGCGGAGTCGTCGCCAACAACGCCTCCGGGATGACCGCCGGCACCACCCGTAATTCGTATCGCACGGTCGCCTCGCTCACCTGCGTGCTGCCCAGCGGCACGGTCGTGGACACCGGCGACCCGGCGGCCGACGAGGATCTGGCCCGTGCCGAGCCGCGGCTGTGCGAGGGGCTGCTGGCGCTGAAGGCGGAGATCGAGGCCGATGCCGCGCTCACGGCCCGCATCCGGGCCAAGTACGAGATCAAGAACACCAACGGCTACCGGCTCGACGCGTTCCTCGACGGCTCGACCCCGGTGGAGATCCTGCGCGGGCTGATGGTCGGGTCCGAGGGCACCTTCGGCTTCATCTCCGAGGTCGTCTTCGACACGCTGCCGCTGGACCGCCGGATCTCGACGGGGCTGCTGTTCTTCCCCTCGCTGACCGCCGCGGCCGCCGCCGTCCCGCTGTTCAACGAGGCGGGCGCCATCGCCGTCGAGGTGATGGACGGGAACACCCTGCGGGCCTCCGTCAGCGTGCAGGGGGTGCCCGCCGACTGGGCCGGACTGCCGAAGGAGACCGCCGCGCTGCTGGTGGAGTTCCGGGCCCCGGACGACGAGGGCCAGGAGGCGTACGAGCGGGCGGCGGCCGAGGTCGTACGCCGGCTCGACCTGGTCCGTCCGGTCACCTCCGTGACCAATGAGTTCACCCGGGACGCCCGGACCATCTCCGGCTACTGGAAGGCCCGCAAGGCCTTCGTCACCGCGGTCGGCGGCTCCCGCCCCTCGGGCACGACGCTGATCACGGAGGACTTCGCCGTCCCGCCCTCCCGGCTGGCCGACGCCTGCGAGGCACTGCTCGCGCTCCAGGCCGAGCACGGCTTCGACGCCGCCGTCGCGGGCCACGCCGCACACGGCAACCTCCATTTCCTGCTGGCCTTCGACGCGGCGCGGCCGGCGGACGTCGACCGATACGCCGCGTTCATGGCCGACTTCTGCCGGCTGACGGTGGAGCAGTTCGACGGATCGCTCAAGGCGGAGCACGCCACGGGACGCAATATCGCCCCCTTCCTCGAACTGGAGTGGGGCCCGCGGGCGACCGAGCTGATGTGGCGTACGAAGCAGGTCATCGACCCGGACGGCATCCTGGCCCCACGGATCGTCCTCGACCGTGATCCGAAGGCGCACCTGCGTGGGCTGAAGACGATTCCCAAGGTCGAGCCGGTCGCCGACCCCTGCATCGAGTGCGGCTTCTGCGAACCGACCTGCCCCAGCCACGACCTGACCACCTCGCCGCGTCAACGCATCGTGCTGCGGCGGGAGATGATGCGCCAGCCCGGCGGCTCGCCCGTGGAGACGGGTCTGGTGGACGCCTACGGGTACGACGCCGTGGACACCTGTGCCGGTGACTCGACCTGCAAGCTCGCCTGTCCGGTCGGGATCGACACCGGCGCCATGATGAAGGACTTCCGTCATCAGCGTCACTCCCGGCGCGAGGAGCGGATCGCCGCCCTCGCCGCGAAGCATTTCCGCGCCGCGGAGACGGCGGCACGGCTGGCCGTGGCCGCGGCGAGCCGGATCGACGACCGGCTGCTTCAGGGTGTCACGCGTCTCGCCCGCCGCGCGGTAAACCCGGATCTCGTCCCCGAGTGGCTTCCGGAAATCCCCGGGGCGGCATCCCGGAAGCTGCCGCGCACGTCCCGGGCAGGGGCGAGCGCGGTCTACTACCCGGCCTGCGTCAACCGCATCTTCGGCAGCCCGGACGGGTATCAGGGCCCTTCGCTGCCGCAGGCCGTGGTCGCTGTTTCGGCCCGTGCGGGCAAGCCGGTCTGGATCCCGGACGATGTCCATGGGACCTGCTGCGCGACCATCTGGCATTCCAAGGGGTACAACGCGGGCAACGCCGTCATGGCCAACCGGATCGTGGAGGCCGCCTGGGGCTGGACGGCCGGTGGAAAGCTGCCCCTGGTGGTCGACGCCTCCTCCTGCACGCTGGGCATCGCCCACGAGGTCGTCCCGTACCTCACCGAGGACAACCGGAAGTTGCACCGCGAGCTGACGGTGGTCGACTCCCTGGTCTGGGCGGCGGACGAGCTCCTGCCCGGACTCACGGTGCTGCGTCGGACCGGTTCCGCCGTGCTGCACCCGACCTGCTCCATGGAGCACCTGGACGATGTGGACCGGTTGCGCGCGGTCGCGGAGGCCTGCGCGCACGAGGCAGTGATCCCCGACGATGCCGCGTGCTGCGGCTTCGCGGGCGACCGGGGGATGCTGCACGAGGAGCTGACGGCGTCCGCCACGGCGAAGGAGGGCGCCGAGGTCCGGCCCCGGGAGTACGACGCGTATCTCTCGGCCAACCGGATGTGCGAGATCGGAATGGACCGGGCGACGGGCCGTTCCTACCACTCGGCGCTCATGGAGCTCGAATGGGCAACCCGCCCAGGCTCCGGCTCCGGCTCCGGCTCCGGCTCCGGCTCCGGCTCCGGCTCCGGCTGA
- a CDS encoding MarR family winged helix-turn-helix transcriptional regulator, with protein MDSSDPDGLLAEQLLRLTRRLQRIQSRQLEPIDITPAQFRLLRTVAHYDGPPRMADLAQRLDVVPRAVTTLVDALEAGGRVRRIPDPDSRRVVRIEITDEGIATLRSLRDARRAAAEEILAPLTADQREVLGGLLTALVNGMPERRC; from the coding sequence ATGGATTCTTCCGACCCCGACGGCCTGCTCGCCGAACAGCTGCTGCGGCTGACGCGCAGGCTCCAGCGCATTCAGAGCCGCCAGCTGGAGCCGATCGATATCACGCCCGCGCAGTTCCGGCTGCTGCGCACCGTGGCGCACTACGACGGTCCGCCCCGGATGGCGGATCTCGCACAGCGCCTCGATGTCGTCCCGCGCGCGGTCACCACGTTGGTGGACGCTCTGGAGGCCGGCGGCCGGGTGCGGCGCATCCCTGATCCGGACAGCCGCAGAGTGGTCCGGATCGAGATCACGGACGAGGGCATCGCCACACTCCGTTCGCTGCGCGACGCGCGCCGGGCAGCCGCAGAGGAGATCCTGGCTCCATTGACCGCCGATCAGCGCGAGGTGCTCGGCGGACTGCTGACCGCTCTCGTCAACGGAATGCCGGAGCGCCGCTGCTGA
- the mltG gene encoding endolytic transglycosylase MltG, with protein sequence MAHETPDNRPHRRLRPTRRGRLVLLIGAVLVLAVAAAVLVPLLTREPRTEQPRTLVIPEGWRATQVYAAVDKALGRPAGTTAKTVATADLPLPAAAKGNPEGYLFPATYPVTSATTPQSLLRYMVDTAVERFGADHITAGARRNDVTVYQTVTIASIVQAEADTEADMGKVARVIHNRLARGMPLQMDSTLNYAMNRSTLDTTTGDTKIDSPYNSYEHKGLPPTPIGNPGEQAMTSAIGPTPGPWLYFVTVAPGDTRFTDDYAEQQRNVAEFNRNRRSEGEG encoded by the coding sequence ATGGCGCACGAGACCCCGGACAACCGGCCTCACCGCAGACTTCGTCCGACCCGGCGCGGCCGTCTGGTGCTGCTCATCGGCGCCGTGCTCGTGCTCGCGGTGGCCGCCGCCGTGCTCGTCCCCCTGCTGACGAGGGAACCCCGTACCGAACAGCCCCGCACGCTGGTGATCCCCGAGGGATGGCGGGCCACGCAGGTCTACGCGGCCGTCGACAAGGCCCTCGGCCGGCCCGCCGGCACCACCGCGAAGACCGTGGCGACGGCGGACCTCCCGCTCCCCGCCGCAGCGAAGGGCAACCCCGAGGGCTACCTCTTCCCGGCGACGTACCCCGTCACCTCCGCGACGACCCCGCAGAGCCTGCTGCGCTACATGGTCGACACGGCGGTCGAGCGCTTCGGCGCGGACCACATCACGGCCGGAGCGCGGCGCAACGACGTCACCGTCTACCAGACGGTGACCATCGCCTCCATCGTCCAGGCCGAGGCGGACACCGAAGCGGACATGGGCAAGGTGGCCCGGGTCATCCACAACCGGCTCGCCCGCGGGATGCCGCTCCAGATGGACTCCACCCTCAACTACGCGATGAACCGCAGCACGCTGGACACCACCACGGGTGACACCAAGATCGACAGCCCCTACAACAGCTACGAGCACAAGGGCCTCCCGCCCACCCCCATCGGCAACCCGGGGGAGCAGGCGATGACATCGGCGATCGGCCCGACCCCCGGCCCCTGGCTGTACTTCGTGACGGTGGCCCCCGGCGACACCCGTTTCACCGACGACTACGCGGAGCAGCAGCGCAACGTGGCGGAGTTCAACCGCAACCGCAGGAGTGAGGGGGAGGGCTGA